In Irregularibacter muris, one DNA window encodes the following:
- a CDS encoding ABC transporter permease yields MKQRKPYSIMIIRIFIIGFFLVFWEWAAQAKIYNSLFTSFPSDILKDLVKFYTSGDLVRHTSVTLQEAFMGLFYGTIAGIIAGLLLAQLESLGKILLPIITAIHGIPQLTLAPVYVLWFGLGMISKIFLAGLMVFFHVFFATYSGIQNVEPKLIESANLLGAGKIQTLIYVVLPSSMPWILSGIRIGVGSSLVGAIIGEYIGASAGFGWMIAYATSFFNIARVMSCILILLVVGSILNFILDKTENYLLRWRAPINLSINHDNAYKNT; encoded by the coding sequence ATGAAGCAGAGAAAGCCTTACTCTATTATGATCATTAGAATATTTATTATTGGATTTTTTCTTGTATTTTGGGAATGGGCTGCTCAAGCTAAAATTTATAATTCTTTATTTACTAGTTTTCCAAGCGATATTTTAAAAGATTTAGTAAAGTTTTATACCAGTGGGGATTTGGTAAGACACACATCGGTTACTTTACAAGAAGCTTTTATGGGATTATTTTATGGTACAATTGCAGGAATTATAGCGGGGCTACTTTTAGCACAACTTGAAAGTTTAGGGAAAATTCTTTTACCTATCATTACGGCTATTCATGGAATTCCTCAGCTTACTTTGGCACCTGTTTATGTTTTATGGTTTGGCCTAGGTATGATTTCAAAAATCTTTCTTGCTGGACTTATGGTCTTTTTTCATGTGTTTTTCGCTACATATTCAGGTATTCAAAATGTAGAACCTAAACTTATTGAGTCAGCTAATTTACTAGGAGCGGGAAAAATTCAAACTCTAATCTATGTGGTACTGCCTTCTAGTATGCCATGGATTCTGTCAGGCATTCGAATAGGAGTAGGTTCTAGTTTAGTGGGAGCTATAATTGGGGAATACATAGGAGCGTCAGCAGGTTTTGGTTGGATGATAGCCTATGCAACCTCGTTTTTTAATATTGCTCGTGTTATGTCCTGCATACTGATTTTACTTGTAGTGGGCAGTATTTTAAATTTCATTTTGGATAAGACTGAGAATTATCTACTTCGTTGGAGAGCACCCATTAATTTATCTATTAATCATGACAATGCATATAAGAATACATAA
- a CDS encoding ABC transporter substrate-binding protein: protein MKKISKGIIIVSLIGLLLTGCSSQATNQQNEEELEKIIISEMRGESWLPVYLAEELGYFEEEGLATEFVVYKDGPIAFQGMHAGDSQFCMLSTEPVLRAYEEGLESTIILPTVKSKQYMFASNSEITSIEQLKGKAIFGGMPGSAPYSFVASALEEAGMTVNDVEWINMEYGAALAALEQGSLSAAFFDGIYINKLEDINANILINTSDPEKHKEIYGTERYESQMVTVTKKFAQENPETVQKFVNAVMKAIQWQTEHSDEEVARVVAPMFEGKDMVEIIGILRSSLTTDGNYSKEGYEAIEKFCVEQGILESPVGYENIIDMKYVNHALEVISKNSK from the coding sequence ATGAAAAAAATATCAAAAGGAATTATTATTGTTAGCTTAATAGGCTTACTTTTGACAGGATGTTCATCCCAGGCAACTAATCAGCAAAACGAAGAAGAACTAGAAAAAATTATTATTTCAGAAATGCGAGGAGAATCCTGGCTTCCTGTATATTTAGCTGAAGAACTAGGATATTTTGAAGAAGAAGGATTAGCTACAGAATTTGTAGTTTATAAGGATGGTCCTATAGCATTTCAAGGTATGCATGCGGGAGATTCACAATTTTGTATGCTTTCCACTGAACCAGTTTTGCGAGCTTATGAAGAGGGATTGGAATCTACAATTATTCTCCCTACGGTAAAAAGCAAGCAATACATGTTTGCATCTAATTCAGAGATTACCAGTATTGAACAATTAAAAGGGAAAGCTATTTTTGGTGGAATGCCTGGTTCAGCGCCTTATTCTTTTGTTGCATCTGCCTTAGAAGAAGCAGGGATGACAGTAAATGATGTAGAGTGGATCAATATGGAATATGGAGCTGCTTTAGCAGCTTTGGAACAAGGCAGTCTTTCAGCTGCTTTTTTCGATGGAATATATATTAATAAGTTAGAAGATATTAATGCAAATATTTTGATTAATACCAGTGATCCAGAAAAACATAAGGAAATCTATGGTACTGAACGCTATGAGTCTCAAATGGTTACTGTTACGAAAAAGTTTGCGCAGGAAAACCCAGAAACTGTTCAGAAATTTGTCAATGCGGTTATGAAAGCCATCCAATGGCAGACAGAGCATAGCGACGAGGAAGTTGCTAGAGTGGTAGCCCCTATGTTTGAGGGGAAAGACATGGTTGAGATAATTGGGATATTAAGAAGCTCCTTAACTACAGATGGAAATTATTCAAAAGAAGGGTATGAAGCCATTGAAAAATTTTGTGTAGAACAAGGAATTTTAGAAAGCCCTGTGGGATATGAAAATATTATTGATATGAAATATGTAAATCACGCCCTGGAAGTAATAAGTAAAAATTCTAAATAA
- a CDS encoding ABC transporter ATP-binding protein, with protein MEYIVFQDVEKYYGENYILKKINLSIKQGEFVTLLGASGCGKSTLLRCFAGLEQESKGKIFLEGKEITHMNPRDRNVGMIFQQYSLFPNLNLYHNIAFGLKMKKLEKHVIHERVMQAIDMIELKGKEKKYPSQLSGGEQQRVALARCIVTRPKVLLLDEPLSAIDAKLRKSLQLRIKEIHKELGMTSIFVTHDQDEAMTMSDTIHLMRDGVIEQSGDPFQLYSHPKNSFAASFIGNYNFVPGGMFSKLIHENYTEAKHIVISPELIEISPNQYQRDKEYYILQGKIEKILPQGNIIRYTLRVEDILLDADILNDRREIYQIGQEVFIRIKRISILIYK; from the coding sequence ATGGAATATATCGTTTTTCAAGATGTTGAAAAGTATTATGGGGAAAATTATATATTAAAAAAAATTAATTTGTCTATTAAACAGGGGGAGTTTGTTACCTTGTTGGGAGCTTCAGGATGTGGAAAGAGTACTTTATTAAGATGTTTTGCAGGGTTGGAACAGGAAAGCAAGGGTAAAATTTTTTTAGAAGGAAAAGAAATTACCCATATGAATCCAAGGGATCGAAATGTGGGGATGATTTTTCAACAATATAGTCTATTCCCCAATTTAAATCTTTATCACAACATTGCCTTTGGTTTAAAAATGAAAAAGTTAGAAAAGCATGTCATACATGAGCGAGTGATGCAGGCCATTGATATGATTGAACTTAAGGGTAAAGAAAAAAAATATCCTTCTCAGCTTTCAGGGGGAGAACAGCAAAGGGTAGCTCTAGCTAGATGCATTGTAACACGACCTAAAGTACTTCTTTTAGATGAACCTTTAAGTGCTATTGATGCAAAGCTTCGTAAATCCCTCCAATTAAGAATTAAAGAGATCCATAAGGAACTGGGAATGACCTCTATTTTTGTGACCCATGATCAAGACGAAGCAATGACTATGTCAGATACTATTCATTTAATGAGGGATGGAGTAATAGAACAATCAGGAGATCCTTTTCAGCTCTATAGTCATCCCAAAAATAGTTTTGCTGCCAGTTTTATTGGAAACTATAACTTTGTTCCAGGGGGAATGTTTTCTAAGCTAATTCATGAAAACTATACTGAGGCCAAACATATAGTTATTTCTCCTGAACTAATTGAAATTTCCCCTAATCAGTATCAAAGAGATAAAGAATATTATATTTTGCAGGGGAAGATTGAAAAGATTCTCCCCCAAGGTAATATTATTCGATATACCCTTAGAGTAGAGGATATTCTATTAGATGCAGATATTTTAAATGATAGAAGAGAGATTTATCAGATCGGGCAAGAAGTCTTCATAAGAATAAAAAGAATATCTATATTGATCTATAAATGA
- a CDS encoding CD3072 family TudS-related putative desulfidase yields MKRSRKIILLCHCLLNANSKVEGLSQYKGIFKEVIDIIGEKNIGVIQLPCPEMVIYGIKRWGHVKEQFDTLFYRSNCRKMLESIIGQVKSYIDTGYEIVGVIGIDGSPSCGVKVTCSGDWENDDSSKDDITHTLKDAKEIKSSGVFIEELREYLRQYHIQIPFIGINEKDVYSSLKDIQEFLNKE; encoded by the coding sequence ATGAAAAGAAGTAGGAAGATTATATTGCTTTGTCATTGCTTACTAAATGCAAATTCTAAGGTAGAAGGATTAAGTCAATATAAAGGAATATTTAAAGAAGTTATAGATATTATTGGTGAAAAAAATATAGGTGTTATTCAACTCCCCTGCCCAGAGATGGTCATATATGGCATTAAAAGATGGGGTCATGTAAAGGAGCAATTTGATACCCTTTTTTATAGAAGTAACTGCAGAAAAATGCTAGAGTCTATTATTGGCCAAGTAAAAAGCTATATAGATACAGGTTATGAAATAGTAGGGGTAATTGGTATTGATGGTAGTCCAAGCTGTGGTGTGAAGGTAACTTGTTCAGGGGATTGGGAAAATGATGATTCTTCTAAGGATGATATAACCCATACCTTAAAGGATGCAAAGGAAATAAAAAGTTCAGGGGTATTTATAGAGGAATTAAGGGAGTATTTACGTCAATATCATATTCAAATCCCCTTTATAGGTATTAATGAAAAAGATGTCTATAGCTCCTTAAAAGATATTCAAGAGTTTTTAAATAAAGAATAA
- a CDS encoding ABC transporter substrate-binding protein has product MLRKKKKLFYIFNICIFCVSLLAGCNSGNTSQEASKEKDIPTINMAWDFDLHGAVMLSAAIKGEDFKDSGIWLKPIIEKEQYGLYKDGNQIAIVNTIVTKGSSESAVMLGQKQLDCALNSVTGMLSAKDQGTDIKVLSPIHVDGIGLVFPKGTDLHSWGEVENYIKGLENPLRIGYHSPTSAPRVVIETALKQANIKVTEDPNDRNAEVLLVDLKGSKNLLSAFTGDQVDAWVAPSHYPEAAEAEGIGSIALNLNQFPPEGQWYDFPCCVLAARGDVLEKHPEVFDALVDLFTYSAKWCTENKEEASTILADIIGVPKEAVSAATIVYTTQVSDKWEEGVELYYDLLQDLGKFDGDLQGGSFKDIKEDFFYFDFINN; this is encoded by the coding sequence TTGTTAAGAAAGAAAAAGAAGTTGTTTTATATTTTTAACATCTGTATATTTTGTGTTTCACTTCTTGCTGGTTGTAATTCAGGAAATACAAGTCAAGAAGCTAGTAAGGAAAAGGACATCCCTACAATAAATATGGCTTGGGACTTTGATCTTCATGGAGCGGTTATGTTGTCCGCAGCAATTAAGGGAGAAGATTTTAAAGATTCCGGAATTTGGCTGAAACCTATTATTGAAAAAGAACAATATGGATTATATAAAGATGGAAATCAAATAGCTATTGTCAATACCATTGTAACAAAAGGAAGTTCTGAGTCTGCTGTAATGCTTGGTCAGAAACAATTGGATTGTGCTTTAAATTCTGTTACGGGCATGTTATCTGCTAAGGACCAAGGTACAGATATTAAAGTATTGAGTCCTATACATGTGGATGGAATTGGTTTGGTATTTCCTAAAGGTACAGATTTACATAGTTGGGGAGAGGTAGAAAACTATATTAAAGGATTAGAAAATCCTCTAAGAATTGGTTATCATTCTCCTACAAGTGCTCCCAGAGTTGTTATTGAAACAGCACTTAAACAAGCAAATATTAAAGTAACTGAAGATCCAAATGATAGGAATGCAGAGGTATTGTTAGTAGATTTAAAAGGTTCTAAAAACTTATTGTCAGCTTTTACAGGAGATCAAGTAGATGCATGGGTTGCTCCTTCTCACTATCCAGAGGCAGCAGAAGCTGAAGGAATTGGTTCCATTGCTTTAAATTTAAATCAATTTCCACCAGAAGGACAATGGTATGATTTTCCTTGTTGTGTATTAGCAGCAAGGGGAGATGTATTAGAAAAACATCCAGAAGTATTTGATGCTCTTGTAGATTTATTTACATATAGTGCAAAATGGTGTACAGAGAATAAAGAAGAGGCCTCAACCATTTTAGCAGATATTATCGGGGTGCCAAAAGAGGCAGTGAGTGCAGCAACAATAGTATATACTACCCAAGTTTCTGATAAATGGGAAGAGGGTGTAGAGCTTTACTATGATTTATTACAAGATTTAGGTAAATTTGATGGTGATTTACAAGGTGGAAGTTTTAAAGACATTAAAGAAGACTTTTTCTACTTTGATTTTATCAACAATTAA
- a CDS encoding ABC transporter permease — MKKNLFKFIQPTIGPLIFLLLWIYGAKIIDNRLILPEFTSVIKHFLTPHKNMIGLGSLIINILISIIRVLLGYFIALVIALPLGVIMGYNKKVNQLINPLIGLFRPIPPLAWVPLVLAWFGVTSLATIFGLKQGTWYVYLNNFKVSMMFIIFLGSFFPIITSAIHGITQVPKTLIESAKVLGANQRDIFFKILIPAAAPTILNGMRIGLGSAWTSLVSAEMMPGSLSGVGYLITHAYELAKIDIVMTGMISIGVIGFLLDYSIRFIERKKFVWSNNQKVVN; from the coding sequence GTGAAAAAAAATCTTTTTAAATTTATTCAGCCTACTATAGGACCTTTAATTTTTTTATTACTGTGGATATATGGAGCAAAAATCATTGATAATCGATTAATATTACCAGAATTCACTTCCGTCATAAAACATTTTCTTACTCCTCATAAAAATATGATTGGTCTTGGTTCTTTAATAATTAATATACTTATTAGTATTATAAGAGTATTATTAGGATATTTTATCGCTTTAGTCATTGCATTACCCTTAGGGGTGATTATGGGGTATAACAAAAAAGTTAATCAGTTGATTAATCCTCTCATAGGATTATTTAGGCCCATTCCTCCCCTGGCATGGGTTCCATTGGTGCTGGCTTGGTTTGGTGTGACTAGTCTAGCTACTATATTTGGTTTAAAGCAAGGAACTTGGTATGTATATTTAAATAACTTTAAAGTATCCATGATGTTCATTATTTTTCTGGGCTCTTTTTTCCCCATTATTACCAGCGCAATCCATGGTATTACTCAGGTACCAAAAACCTTAATAGAGTCGGCCAAGGTTTTAGGGGCTAATCAAAGAGATATCTTCTTTAAAATTTTAATTCCTGCTGCTGCCCCTACTATTTTAAATGGCATGCGAATAGGATTGGGCAGTGCATGGACTAGTCTTGTATCAGCTGAAATGATGCCGGGAAGTTTATCTGGAGTAGGGTATTTAATTACCCATGCCTATGAGTTGGCAAAAATAGATATTGTTATGACAGGTATGATAAGCATTGGTGTTATAGGATTTTTATTGGACTATAGTATTCGATTCATTGAAAGGAAAAAATTTGTCTGGAGTAATAATCAAAAGGTAGTAAATTGA
- a CDS encoding ABC transporter ATP-binding protein, whose protein sequence is MEKENTCLKIENLSKEFVSGSGRKVQALENVNIEIEENDFVCIVGPSGCGKSTLLRIIAGLEHSTTGKAFYYGKEIKKPTRDIGMIFQQYSLLPWKTVEENIILGLEFRREPKTIKKKIATKYLEMIGMSDFHNAYPFELSGGMQQRVAIARGLANDPIVLLMDEPFGALDAHTRILMQRELLYIWEKNRKTILFITHSVDEAIYLADKIIVMSHRPGKVKEIINIDKPRPRDRAEEYYGRLSNEILNMLEEKSPSLSI, encoded by the coding sequence ATGGAAAAAGAAAATACTTGTTTAAAAATTGAAAATCTTAGTAAGGAATTTGTGTCAGGAAGCGGTAGAAAAGTTCAGGCTCTGGAAAATGTAAATATTGAAATAGAAGAAAATGACTTTGTATGTATTGTAGGGCCTTCAGGATGTGGAAAATCAACATTACTTAGGATAATAGCGGGTTTGGAACATTCTACTACAGGTAAAGCTTTTTATTATGGTAAAGAAATAAAAAAGCCTACCCGAGATATAGGAATGATATTTCAGCAATATTCTTTATTACCCTGGAAAACAGTGGAGGAAAATATAATATTAGGACTAGAATTTAGAAGAGAACCTAAAACAATAAAAAAGAAGATTGCTACAAAATATTTAGAAATGATTGGAATGAGTGACTTTCACAATGCCTATCCTTTTGAATTATCGGGAGGAATGCAACAAAGAGTAGCTATTGCTAGGGGATTAGCCAATGATCCTATAGTATTGTTAATGGATGAACCTTTTGGAGCTTTAGATGCTCATACTCGTATACTTATGCAAAGAGAATTGCTTTATATATGGGAAAAAAATCGTAAAACCATTTTGTTTATCACTCACAGTGTAGACGAGGCAATTTATTTAGCAGATAAGATTATTGTCATGTCCCATAGACCAGGAAAAGTTAAAGAAATTATAAATATAGATAAACCGAGACCAAGAGATAGAGCAGAGGAATACTATGGAAGATTGTCAAATGAGATATTAAATATGTTAGAAGAAAAAAGCCCATCATTATCCATATAA
- a CDS encoding DUF1847 domain-containing protein, which yields MYTCTNCVLQGCSRGKMDESLPHCPSKEKEIQEKAKKLFLEEENIKIAYNAALIEAEGYGQMTRVEEIIAFAKKCEYKKIGLVFCIGLFKEAKTFQNLLTYHDFEVISVLCKNGGIEKNYLGLDEEEKIPGECDEIMCNPIGQALLLNQQKTDFNVILGLCVGHDTLVMKYLEAPMTTLAVKDRVTGHNPLATIYLSQGYYQKKLYQKEG from the coding sequence ATGTATACTTGTACAAATTGTGTCTTGCAGGGGTGCTCAAGGGGGAAAATGGATGAATCCTTACCCCATTGTCCCAGCAAAGAAAAAGAAATCCAAGAAAAAGCTAAAAAACTTTTTCTAGAAGAAGAAAATATTAAAATAGCGTATAATGCAGCTCTTATCGAAGCAGAAGGATACGGACAAATGACCAGGGTAGAAGAAATTATAGCCTTTGCAAAAAAATGTGAGTATAAAAAAATAGGATTAGTGTTTTGCATAGGTCTGTTTAAAGAAGCAAAAACATTTCAAAATTTATTGACGTATCATGATTTCGAAGTGATTTCTGTTTTATGTAAAAATGGAGGAATTGAAAAAAATTATCTAGGTCTTGATGAAGAGGAAAAAATTCCTGGAGAATGCGATGAAATTATGTGCAACCCCATAGGTCAAGCGTTATTACTCAATCAGCAGAAAACAGATTTTAATGTGATATTAGGTTTATGTGTAGGACATGATACATTGGTCATGAAATACTTAGAGGCTCCTATGACTACTCTTGCAGTAAAAGATAGAGTTACTGGTCACAATCCTTTAGCTACAATTTATCTTTCGCAAGGATATTATCAAAAAAAGTTATATCAAAAAGAAGGATAA
- a CDS encoding UPF0182 family membrane protein gives MNQGKKGQRKSIGIIILIVFMILATLTSTIGFIIDYKWFSEVGYTQVFLKEILTKSKIGIPAFFIISLLLYFYFRTLKKLYNKNMMIFQSKEQNKKENRWLLIASALLSIIISSLITSNLWYKILEFFQSSDFHVTDPVFKKDMSFYVFKLPLLEQIYSTGLVILLLLAIVTLAYFFIMLIVKGKQKIFRPEEENKINFKETYHQFISLASRQLGVVLGVFFLFLAFGYVLRSYTLLYSSRGIVFGASYIDLKVILWLYRISAIIALISAVLLVIAGYRKKIKLALVGPVLMIAITILGNIVAMGMENFIVSPNELAKEKPYIINHIEYTQKAYGLDQIEEKEFSVQQNITPESLEENSITINNIPINDYRPTLSMYNSLQGFRRYYEFHDVDIDRYNIDGEYTQVFLSARELNQNKIDESSRTWINKYLKYTHGFGAAVSPVNEVNEVGQPELLVKDIPPQTQTELEITEPRIYFGELTNDYAITNTKAKEFDYPEGDDNKENVYDGNAGIPLNFINRTLFAINKGSLRIMLSNDITSDSKILINRNIVDRVQKIAPFFSYDEDPYLVIEDGKLYWIMDGFTTSNRYAYSQPMGKGNSYNYIRNSVKVVVDAYNGDTTFYQVNKDDPIASTYGKIYPGLLKDIEEMPEGIRKHIRYSQALFDVQSEIYRTYHMENPNVFYNREDVWEIANQKYGKEQEEIVESAYIVMKLPDREEEEFVLMVPYTPREKDNMISWMAGLNDGEDYGKLVIYKFPKQKLVYGPMQIEKRIDQDPNISKELTLLDQQGSNVLRGNLLTIPVDDSLIFVEPIYIESTGSERNLPEVKRVIVSYENKIVMAETLQGALDQIFGLSEDQDQDQEQENITDETPIGQGQASDLVKRANNLFEQAENAQRQGNWAEYGELIQKLQDTLKQLEKSIGENTEGDSNL, from the coding sequence ATGAATCAAGGCAAAAAAGGTCAAAGAAAATCCATTGGTATTATTATTCTTATTGTCTTTATGATTTTGGCAACTCTTACTAGTACTATAGGATTTATTATTGATTATAAATGGTTTTCAGAAGTAGGCTATACCCAGGTATTTTTAAAGGAAATCCTAACAAAGAGTAAAATTGGCATACCAGCTTTTTTTATCATCTCTCTTCTCCTATATTTTTATTTTAGGACTTTAAAAAAGTTATACAATAAAAACATGATGATATTTCAATCCAAGGAACAGAATAAAAAAGAAAATAGATGGCTACTTATCGCTTCAGCTCTATTATCTATTATTATTTCCAGTTTAATTACTTCGAATTTGTGGTATAAAATATTGGAGTTTTTTCAATCCTCAGATTTTCATGTTACAGATCCTGTATTTAAAAAAGATATGTCCTTTTACGTATTTAAGTTACCTTTATTGGAACAAATATACTCTACAGGTTTAGTGATCTTATTATTACTTGCTATTGTTACCCTTGCGTATTTCTTTATTATGTTAATCGTCAAAGGAAAACAAAAAATATTTAGACCAGAGGAAGAAAATAAAATCAATTTTAAAGAGACCTATCATCAATTTATTTCTCTGGCTTCTAGACAATTAGGGGTAGTCTTAGGAGTATTTTTCTTATTTTTGGCATTTGGATACGTTTTGAGAAGTTATACTCTCTTATACTCTTCAAGGGGCATTGTTTTTGGTGCAAGCTATATAGATTTAAAAGTTATCCTATGGCTTTATCGTATTTCTGCGATAATTGCACTAATCTCTGCGGTTTTACTTGTTATAGCAGGATATAGAAAAAAAATAAAATTAGCTTTAGTAGGCCCAGTGCTAATGATTGCCATTACCATTCTAGGGAATATTGTAGCTATGGGAATGGAAAACTTTATTGTTTCTCCCAATGAATTAGCCAAAGAAAAACCCTATATCATCAATCATATTGAATATACGCAAAAAGCCTATGGGTTGGATCAAATTGAAGAAAAAGAATTTTCTGTACAGCAAAATATTACGCCAGAAAGCCTTGAGGAAAATAGCATTACCATAAACAATATCCCTATTAATGACTATAGACCTACCCTTTCTATGTATAATTCTTTGCAGGGCTTTAGAAGATACTATGAATTCCATGATGTGGATATTGATCGTTATAATATCGATGGAGAATATACGCAAGTCTTTTTATCGGCTAGGGAACTTAATCAAAATAAAATAGATGAGAGTTCAAGAACATGGATTAATAAATATCTTAAATATACCCATGGTTTTGGAGCAGCGGTTTCTCCAGTCAATGAAGTCAATGAGGTAGGACAGCCAGAATTATTAGTCAAAGATATCCCTCCTCAAACCCAAACAGAGCTAGAAATCACAGAGCCTAGAATATATTTTGGGGAATTGACTAATGATTATGCCATTACCAATACAAAAGCAAAGGAATTTGATTATCCCGAGGGGGATGATAATAAAGAAAATGTCTATGATGGTAATGCAGGTATTCCTTTAAATTTTATCAATAGAACTCTTTTTGCTATAAATAAAGGTAGCCTAAGAATTATGTTGTCTAACGATATTACTTCAGATAGTAAAATACTCATCAATAGAAATATTGTGGATAGAGTGCAGAAGATAGCTCCCTTCTTTAGCTATGATGAGGATCCTTATTTAGTCATTGAAGATGGAAAACTTTATTGGATTATGGATGGTTTTACTACCAGCAATCGCTATGCCTATTCTCAGCCCATGGGCAAGGGAAATTCTTATAACTACATCAGAAACTCGGTCAAGGTGGTTGTGGATGCTTACAATGGAGATACTACCTTCTATCAAGTCAATAAAGATGATCCTATAGCCTCTACCTATGGCAAGATATATCCTGGATTATTAAAGGATATAGAAGAAATGCCAGAAGGAATTAGGAAGCATATCCGATATTCCCAAGCTTTATTTGATGTGCAAAGCGAAATTTATAGAACCTATCATATGGAAAATCCGAATGTATTCTACAATAGAGAAGATGTATGGGAAATAGCCAATCAAAAATATGGAAAAGAACAAGAAGAAATCGTAGAATCAGCCTATATTGTCATGAAACTTCCCGATAGAGAAGAAGAAGAATTTGTACTTATGGTGCCCTATACCCCAAGGGAAAAGGACAATATGATATCTTGGATGGCAGGATTAAACGATGGAGAAGATTATGGAAAATTGGTAATATACAAATTCCCAAAACAAAAACTTGTTTATGGCCCTATGCAAATAGAAAAACGGATTGATCAAGATCCCAATATTTCCAAGGAACTTACTCTACTTGATCAACAGGGATCCAATGTGTTAAGAGGCAATCTCTTGACCATACCCGTAGATGATTCCCTAATCTTTGTGGAACCTATCTATATAGAATCTACAGGTAGTGAAAGAAATTTACCTGAAGTAAAAAGAGTCATTGTATCCTATGAAAATAAAATCGTCATGGCGGAAACTCTACAAGGTGCTTTGGATCAAATATTTGGGTTAAGTGAAGACCAAGACCAGGATCAGGAACAAGAGAACATTACGGACGAGACACCTATTGGTCAAGGCCAAGCTTCAGATTTAGTAAAAAGGGCCAATAATTTATTTGAACAAGCTGAAAATGCCCAAAGACAAGGGAATTGGGCAGAGTACGGCGAGTTAATTCAGAAGTTGCAGGATACCCTAAAACAATTGGAAAAATCCATAGGTGAAAATACAGAGGGAGATAGCAATCTCTAA
- a CDS encoding RNA polymerase sigma factor has protein sequence MEEIFLVKKAKAGDKEALVSLIMAKKSEYYKLAYIYMKNSEDSLDALEDMIVILYQKINTLKKEEAFYPWSKKILVSCCLRKIRREKKIILVDNWEQKDDRNHYHSKEQQIDIEKELNKLSPKHQEAIRLKYYLDMDYQTISKITNTSLGTVKSRVFYALKKLKESFGGEY, from the coding sequence TTGGAGGAAATATTTTTAGTGAAAAAAGCAAAGGCCGGTGACAAGGAAGCTTTAGTGTCATTAATTATGGCAAAGAAAAGTGAATATTACAAACTGGCCTATATCTATATGAAAAATTCAGAAGATAGTTTAGATGCTTTAGAAGATATGATTGTAATTCTATATCAAAAAATAAACACTTTAAAAAAAGAAGAGGCCTTTTATCCATGGAGTAAGAAAATACTGGTTTCCTGTTGTCTAAGAAAAATAAGAAGAGAAAAGAAGATCATTTTAGTGGATAATTGGGAGCAAAAGGATGATAGGAATCATTATCATTCCAAAGAACAACAAATAGATATAGAGAAGGAATTAAATAAATTAAGTCCAAAACACCAAGAAGCCATTAGATTAAAATATTATTTAGATATGGATTATCAAACCATATCTAAAATAACAAATACTTCCCTAGGCACAGTAAAATCTAGAGTATTTTACGCCCTAAAGAAACTCAAGGAAAGTTTTGGAGGTGAATATTAA